The Bombus huntii isolate Logan2020A chromosome 1, iyBomHunt1.1, whole genome shotgun sequence genome contains a region encoding:
- the LOC126864990 gene encoding coiled-coil domain-containing protein 102A isoform X3 produces MAQSTASGTSSRRYMKEHDVNVPSSSRYVDSEWETKEALRQRELEEARARAAQMEKTMRWWSDCTANWREKWSKVRNERNMAREEAKTLRSKLEIAVKDANSYKHECQELELQNEQLKKEMEKIHMVLLKHAGQFDQQIFTVLESDPQLRNTLGIDELLKFYNNVEQSESVNSQKDLLTCKVLDDSNVCLGSHSILPDRDIEEYVLQGAVPKHAVELYKESPLNSLDKDIAGLVADSNSVEDNVEKNSSSLLTRIDDSYAQKIILLQHKLDEATKTISTEREEKNSLHRSMEKLKAEIIQLREQCEELEESKADVTRELLELKDRFQIKLSDVQAGIIDEASSREGMNRRLCELRAELEKLQAENAAEWGKRERLETEKISLERENKQLRNELNDLQERIESRRSRPVSTSDSDTRQLQQEFLVRNVTILKKSLEEKTTELSHAMRRSEQYEAEVKRVRARVEELKKELAAVQDEVDAATNNVRKLQRANKDLLEQLKSANVQLEHFRNRTHIDN; encoded by the exons ATGGCACAATCAACAGCTAGTGGAACGTCTTCTCGACGATATATGAAAGAACACGATGTTAATGTACCATCTTCATCACGCTATGTGGATAGTGAATGGGAAACTAAAGAG GCTTTACGACAAAGAGAGCTTGAGGAAGCAAGAGCGCGAGCTGCACAAATGGAAAAAACAATGAGGTGGTGGTCAGATTGTACCGCTAACTGGCGAGAAAAGTGGAGCAAAGTACGTAATGAAAGGAATATGGCAAGAGAAGAAGCAAAGACGCTTAGATCAAAATTAGAAATTGCTGTAAAAGATGCAAATAGTTATAAACACGAATGCCAGGAACTTGAATTACAAAATgaacaattaaaaaaagaaatggaaaaaatacaTATGGTATTGTTAAAACACGCTGGCCAATTTGatcaacaaatttttacagTTTTAGAATCAGATCCACAATTAAGAAATACATTAGGTATAGATGAATTATTGAAGTTTTACAATAATGTGGAACAAAGTGAAAGTGTAAATTCTCAGAAAGATTTACTTACTTGTAAAGTTCTTGATGACTCTAATGTTTGCTTAGGAAGTCATAGTATCTTACCAGATAGAGATATTGAAGAATATGTATTACAAGGTGCAGTGCCAAAACATGCTGTAGAATTATATAAAGAGAGTCCTCTTAATTCATTAGATAAAGATATTGCAGGATTGGTTGCAGATTCTAATTCTGTAGAAGATAATGTAGAGAAAAATTCGTCTTCATTACTAACTCGTATAGATGATTCATATGcacaaaaaataattttactccAACATAAATTGGATGAAGCTACAAAAACTATTTCTACTGAAAGAGA agaaaaaaattctttacaTCGTAGTATGGAAAAATTGAAAGcagaaataatacaattaagAGAACAGTGTGAAGAATTAGAAGAAAGCAAAGCTGATGTTACAAGAGAATTACTTGAATTGAAAGATCGGTTTCAAATTAAGCTTAGCGATGTACAAGCTGGTATAATTGATGAAGCTTCCAGTAGAGAAGGAATGAATCGTCGTCTGTGTGAACTTAGGGCTGAG TTAGAGAAACTTCAAGCAGAAAATGCAGCCGAATGGGGAAAACGAGAACGTTTGGAAACagaaaaaatttctttagaaCGTGAAAATAAGCAACTCCGTAATGAATTAAATGATTTACAAGAAAGGATAGAATCTCGACGATCACGTCCAGTTTCCACATCAGACAGCGATACAAGACAATTGCAACAAGAATTTTTAGTTAGGAATGTG ACAATATTGAAAAAATCTCTGGAAGAAAAAACAACAGAACTTTCACATGCCATGAGAAGATCAGAGCAATATGAAGCAGAAGTAAAGAGAGTTAGAGCGAGAGTAGAGgaattgaaaaaagaattaGCTGCAGTTCAAGATGAAGTGGATGCTGCAACTAACAATGTTCGTAAATTGCAACGAGCAAATAAGGATCTCTTAGAACAGTTAAAATCAGCTAATGTACAATTGGAACATTTTCGAAATAG AACTCATATTGacaattaa
- the LOC126864977 gene encoding putative RNA polymerase II subunit B1 CTD phosphatase RPAP2 isoform X1, translating into MEMSNIRKETFERKKVKKKMSKAQMQLVIIKKKQCDAKALRIVEHLLEPKIDFQWLLTNLGYINKSHMEDVIEERAIIKLCGYVLCSNALTKIIDQRYHISTTKNKVYDITRRKNFCSSHCYGASNYLLEQMPTSPLWLRDKEEIPEFKILLNKDELKESMLRDEIHVRDIEMVLNSENTDEHVQNNKTCKSTENTLLSKSSEVEAHDEYTIKMSPRSSENVAKNIIEKPGILKEFPENGVKEPVDVKKVSINSEDKGSTAKDYINDNTVKRICTIEANSLLDYTGIQNTINVNNCATLVNKDKNQNIENKEQNELLETSETEDNTTISKYNTVISNKDPIQKIKQNKNKKNKQQNSTKENQSNKFYNLAIHIEHNVRNWITEDTISLLLGNEDIKNQLLENIVQYDRYMHLCKKLNKLQLEDEKDIHVDLTTNSLKPLPHLCVLQEEGEKMELKVRAFYKGSMIIENHKNTTEVTDQDNDFTPILPLTEAHAPKILRRRIFLDKLNKILPDLLCALASNKLPQYIYSREKSTLIKALINTFSLSAANVIFKTAEWTLVGLIIIKMLSMIDPELKFVLLSKQASMYISMILMSYKLDSNYLDRLVMELINNTDKQIPV; encoded by the exons atggaGATGTCTAATATtagaaaagaaacttttgaaaggaaaaaagtgaaaaagaaGATGAG taAAGCACAAATGcaattagtaataattaaaaagaaacaatgTGATGCAAAAGCTCTTAGAATTGTTGAACACCTTCTAGAACCAAAAATAGATTTCCAATGGCTTTTGACTAAt TTAGGATATATTAACAAAAGTCACATGGAAGATGTAATTGAGGAAAGGGCTATAATCAAATTATGTGGCTATGTATTATGTAGTAATGcattaacaaaaataattgatcaaCGATACCATATATCAACAACAAAAAATAAGGTTTATGATATAACAAGGCGTAAAAATTTTTGTAGTTCACATTGTTATGGAGCTTCAAATTACTTATTAGAACAAATGCCCACGAGTCCATTATGGTTGAgagataaagaagaaataccagaatttaaaatattgttaaacAAAGACGAATTAAAAGAAAGTATGCTTAGAGATGAAATTCATGTGAGAGATATAGAAATGGTACTGAATTCTGAAAACACAGATGAACatgtacaaaataataaaacatgcAAAAGTACAGAAAATACACTTCTCAGTAAATCTTCAGAAGTTGAAGCACATGAtgaatatacaataaaaatgtcCCCAAGAAGTAGTGAAAATGtagcaaaaaatattattgaaaaacCTGGTATTTTAAAAGAGTTTCCAGAAAATGGTGTTAAGGAACCTGTAGATGTGAAGAAAGTATCTATTAATTCAGAAGATAAAGGTAGCACTGCTAAAGACTACATAAATGATAATACTGTTAAAAGAATATGTACCATAGAAGCTAATAGCTTACTAGATTATACAGGAATTCAAAATactataaatgtaaataattgtGCTACTCTTGTAAATAAAgacaaaaatcaaaatatagaaaataaagaacaaaatgaGTTACTTGAAACATCAGAAACAGAGGATAATACaactatttcaaaatataatactGTTATTAGTAATAAAGATcctatacaaaaaataaaacaaaataaaaataaaaaaaataagcaACAAAATTCTACTAAAGAAAATCagtcaaataaattttataatcttGCAATTCATATTGAACATAATGTAAGGAATTGGATTACTGAAGAtacaatttctttattattaggaaatgaagatattaaaaatcaattgttagaaaataTAGTTCAATATGATAGATACATGCATTtgtgtaaaaaattaaataaattgcaGTTGGAAGATGAAAAAGACATCCATGTAGATTTAACAACAAATTCTTTAAAACCACTACCTCATTTATGTGTTCTTCAAGAAGAGGGGGAAAAAATGGAATTAAAA GTTCGGGCATTTTATAAAGGGAGTATGATTATAGAAAATCACAAAAACACTACAGAAGTTACTGATCAGGATAATGATTTTACTCCAATATTACCTTTAACAGAAGCACATGCACCTAAAATACTTCGACGTCGAATATTTTTAGACAAacttaataaaat aTTACCTGACCTATTATGTGCTTTAGCTAGTAATAAATTACCACAATATATATACAGCAGAGAAAAGAGTACTTTAATTAAAGCATTAATTAACACTTTCTCATTGTCTGCTGcaaatgttatttttaaaacagctGAATGGACTCTTGTGGGTCTTATTATCATTAAAAT GTTGAGCATGATAGATCCTGAGCTAAAATTTGTATTGTTAAGCAAACAAGCATCAATGTACATCTCAATGATTTTAATGTCATACAAGTTGGATTCAAATTATTTAGACAGACTAGTAatggaattaattaataatacagaTAAACAAATacctgtataa
- the LOC126864990 gene encoding coiled-coil domain-containing protein 102A isoform X2, whose amino-acid sequence MAQSTASGTSSRRYMKEHDVNVPSSSRYVDSEWETKEALRQRELEEARARAAQMEKTMRWWSDCTANWREKWSKVRNERNMAREEAKTLRSKLEIAVKDANSYKHECQELELQNEQLKKEMEKIHMVLLKHAGQFDQQIFTVLESDPQLRNTLGIDELLKFYNNVEQSESVNSQKDLLTCKVLDDSNVCLGSHSILPDRDIEEYVLQGAVPKHAVELYKESPLNSLDKDIAGLVADSNSVEDNVEKNSSSLLTRIDDSYAQKIILLQHKLDEATKTISTERDMEKLKAEIIQLREQCEELEESKADVTRELLELKDRFQIKLSDVQAGIIDEASSREGMNRRLCELRAELEKLQAENAAEWGKRERLETEKISLERENKQLRNELNDLQERIESRRSRPVSTSDSDTRQLQQEFLVRNVTILKKSLEEKTTELSHAMRRSEQYEAEVKRVRARVEELKKELAAVQDEVDAATNNVRKLQRANKDLLEQLKSANVQLEHFRNSTDTYSVDVGTGENLEEKLRITNDGKLANEYEPQEA is encoded by the exons ATGGCACAATCAACAGCTAGTGGAACGTCTTCTCGACGATATATGAAAGAACACGATGTTAATGTACCATCTTCATCACGCTATGTGGATAGTGAATGGGAAACTAAAGAG GCTTTACGACAAAGAGAGCTTGAGGAAGCAAGAGCGCGAGCTGCACAAATGGAAAAAACAATGAGGTGGTGGTCAGATTGTACCGCTAACTGGCGAGAAAAGTGGAGCAAAGTACGTAATGAAAGGAATATGGCAAGAGAAGAAGCAAAGACGCTTAGATCAAAATTAGAAATTGCTGTAAAAGATGCAAATAGTTATAAACACGAATGCCAGGAACTTGAATTACAAAATgaacaattaaaaaaagaaatggaaaaaatacaTATGGTATTGTTAAAACACGCTGGCCAATTTGatcaacaaatttttacagTTTTAGAATCAGATCCACAATTAAGAAATACATTAGGTATAGATGAATTATTGAAGTTTTACAATAATGTGGAACAAAGTGAAAGTGTAAATTCTCAGAAAGATTTACTTACTTGTAAAGTTCTTGATGACTCTAATGTTTGCTTAGGAAGTCATAGTATCTTACCAGATAGAGATATTGAAGAATATGTATTACAAGGTGCAGTGCCAAAACATGCTGTAGAATTATATAAAGAGAGTCCTCTTAATTCATTAGATAAAGATATTGCAGGATTGGTTGCAGATTCTAATTCTGTAGAAGATAATGTAGAGAAAAATTCGTCTTCATTACTAACTCGTATAGATGATTCATATGcacaaaaaataattttactccAACATAAATTGGATGAAGCTACAAAAACTATTTCTACTGAAAGAGA TATGGAAAAATTGAAAGcagaaataatacaattaagAGAACAGTGTGAAGAATTAGAAGAAAGCAAAGCTGATGTTACAAGAGAATTACTTGAATTGAAAGATCGGTTTCAAATTAAGCTTAGCGATGTACAAGCTGGTATAATTGATGAAGCTTCCAGTAGAGAAGGAATGAATCGTCGTCTGTGTGAACTTAGGGCTGAG TTAGAGAAACTTCAAGCAGAAAATGCAGCCGAATGGGGAAAACGAGAACGTTTGGAAACagaaaaaatttctttagaaCGTGAAAATAAGCAACTCCGTAATGAATTAAATGATTTACAAGAAAGGATAGAATCTCGACGATCACGTCCAGTTTCCACATCAGACAGCGATACAAGACAATTGCAACAAGAATTTTTAGTTAGGAATGTG ACAATATTGAAAAAATCTCTGGAAGAAAAAACAACAGAACTTTCACATGCCATGAGAAGATCAGAGCAATATGAAGCAGAAGTAAAGAGAGTTAGAGCGAGAGTAGAGgaattgaaaaaagaattaGCTGCAGTTCAAGATGAAGTGGATGCTGCAACTAACAATGTTCGTAAATTGCAACGAGCAAATAAGGATCTCTTAGAACAGTTAAAATCAGCTAATGTACAATTGGAACATTTTCGAAATAG TACTGATACCTATTCGGTAGATGTAGGAACAGGAGAAAATCTTGAAGAAAAATTACGTATAACTAATGATGGCAAATTAGCAAATG AGTATGAGCCACAGGAGGCCTAG
- the LOC126864977 gene encoding putative RNA polymerase II subunit B1 CTD phosphatase RPAP2 isoform X2 — MQLVIIKKKQCDAKALRIVEHLLEPKIDFQWLLTNLGYINKSHMEDVIEERAIIKLCGYVLCSNALTKIIDQRYHISTTKNKVYDITRRKNFCSSHCYGASNYLLEQMPTSPLWLRDKEEIPEFKILLNKDELKESMLRDEIHVRDIEMVLNSENTDEHVQNNKTCKSTENTLLSKSSEVEAHDEYTIKMSPRSSENVAKNIIEKPGILKEFPENGVKEPVDVKKVSINSEDKGSTAKDYINDNTVKRICTIEANSLLDYTGIQNTINVNNCATLVNKDKNQNIENKEQNELLETSETEDNTTISKYNTVISNKDPIQKIKQNKNKKNKQQNSTKENQSNKFYNLAIHIEHNVRNWITEDTISLLLGNEDIKNQLLENIVQYDRYMHLCKKLNKLQLEDEKDIHVDLTTNSLKPLPHLCVLQEEGEKMELKVRAFYKGSMIIENHKNTTEVTDQDNDFTPILPLTEAHAPKILRRRIFLDKLNKILPDLLCALASNKLPQYIYSREKSTLIKALINTFSLSAANVIFKTAEWTLVGLIIIKMLSMIDPELKFVLLSKQASMYISMILMSYKLDSNYLDRLVMELINNTDKQIPV, encoded by the exons ATGcaattagtaataattaaaaagaaacaatgTGATGCAAAAGCTCTTAGAATTGTTGAACACCTTCTAGAACCAAAAATAGATTTCCAATGGCTTTTGACTAAt TTAGGATATATTAACAAAAGTCACATGGAAGATGTAATTGAGGAAAGGGCTATAATCAAATTATGTGGCTATGTATTATGTAGTAATGcattaacaaaaataattgatcaaCGATACCATATATCAACAACAAAAAATAAGGTTTATGATATAACAAGGCGTAAAAATTTTTGTAGTTCACATTGTTATGGAGCTTCAAATTACTTATTAGAACAAATGCCCACGAGTCCATTATGGTTGAgagataaagaagaaataccagaatttaaaatattgttaaacAAAGACGAATTAAAAGAAAGTATGCTTAGAGATGAAATTCATGTGAGAGATATAGAAATGGTACTGAATTCTGAAAACACAGATGAACatgtacaaaataataaaacatgcAAAAGTACAGAAAATACACTTCTCAGTAAATCTTCAGAAGTTGAAGCACATGAtgaatatacaataaaaatgtcCCCAAGAAGTAGTGAAAATGtagcaaaaaatattattgaaaaacCTGGTATTTTAAAAGAGTTTCCAGAAAATGGTGTTAAGGAACCTGTAGATGTGAAGAAAGTATCTATTAATTCAGAAGATAAAGGTAGCACTGCTAAAGACTACATAAATGATAATACTGTTAAAAGAATATGTACCATAGAAGCTAATAGCTTACTAGATTATACAGGAATTCAAAATactataaatgtaaataattgtGCTACTCTTGTAAATAAAgacaaaaatcaaaatatagaaaataaagaacaaaatgaGTTACTTGAAACATCAGAAACAGAGGATAATACaactatttcaaaatataatactGTTATTAGTAATAAAGATcctatacaaaaaataaaacaaaataaaaataaaaaaaataagcaACAAAATTCTACTAAAGAAAATCagtcaaataaattttataatcttGCAATTCATATTGAACATAATGTAAGGAATTGGATTACTGAAGAtacaatttctttattattaggaaatgaagatattaaaaatcaattgttagaaaataTAGTTCAATATGATAGATACATGCATTtgtgtaaaaaattaaataaattgcaGTTGGAAGATGAAAAAGACATCCATGTAGATTTAACAACAAATTCTTTAAAACCACTACCTCATTTATGTGTTCTTCAAGAAGAGGGGGAAAAAATGGAATTAAAA GTTCGGGCATTTTATAAAGGGAGTATGATTATAGAAAATCACAAAAACACTACAGAAGTTACTGATCAGGATAATGATTTTACTCCAATATTACCTTTAACAGAAGCACATGCACCTAAAATACTTCGACGTCGAATATTTTTAGACAAacttaataaaat aTTACCTGACCTATTATGTGCTTTAGCTAGTAATAAATTACCACAATATATATACAGCAGAGAAAAGAGTACTTTAATTAAAGCATTAATTAACACTTTCTCATTGTCTGCTGcaaatgttatttttaaaacagctGAATGGACTCTTGTGGGTCTTATTATCATTAAAAT GTTGAGCATGATAGATCCTGAGCTAAAATTTGTATTGTTAAGCAAACAAGCATCAATGTACATCTCAATGATTTTAATGTCATACAAGTTGGATTCAAATTATTTAGACAGACTAGTAatggaattaattaataatacagaTAAACAAATacctgtataa
- the LOC126864990 gene encoding coiled-coil domain-containing protein 102A isoform X1 — translation MAQSTASGTSSRRYMKEHDVNVPSSSRYVDSEWETKEALRQRELEEARARAAQMEKTMRWWSDCTANWREKWSKVRNERNMAREEAKTLRSKLEIAVKDANSYKHECQELELQNEQLKKEMEKIHMVLLKHAGQFDQQIFTVLESDPQLRNTLGIDELLKFYNNVEQSESVNSQKDLLTCKVLDDSNVCLGSHSILPDRDIEEYVLQGAVPKHAVELYKESPLNSLDKDIAGLVADSNSVEDNVEKNSSSLLTRIDDSYAQKIILLQHKLDEATKTISTEREEKNSLHRSMEKLKAEIIQLREQCEELEESKADVTRELLELKDRFQIKLSDVQAGIIDEASSREGMNRRLCELRAELEKLQAENAAEWGKRERLETEKISLERENKQLRNELNDLQERIESRRSRPVSTSDSDTRQLQQEFLVRNVTILKKSLEEKTTELSHAMRRSEQYEAEVKRVRARVEELKKELAAVQDEVDAATNNVRKLQRANKDLLEQLKSANVQLEHFRNSTDTYSVDVGTGENLEEKLRITNDGKLANEYEPQEA, via the exons ATGGCACAATCAACAGCTAGTGGAACGTCTTCTCGACGATATATGAAAGAACACGATGTTAATGTACCATCTTCATCACGCTATGTGGATAGTGAATGGGAAACTAAAGAG GCTTTACGACAAAGAGAGCTTGAGGAAGCAAGAGCGCGAGCTGCACAAATGGAAAAAACAATGAGGTGGTGGTCAGATTGTACCGCTAACTGGCGAGAAAAGTGGAGCAAAGTACGTAATGAAAGGAATATGGCAAGAGAAGAAGCAAAGACGCTTAGATCAAAATTAGAAATTGCTGTAAAAGATGCAAATAGTTATAAACACGAATGCCAGGAACTTGAATTACAAAATgaacaattaaaaaaagaaatggaaaaaatacaTATGGTATTGTTAAAACACGCTGGCCAATTTGatcaacaaatttttacagTTTTAGAATCAGATCCACAATTAAGAAATACATTAGGTATAGATGAATTATTGAAGTTTTACAATAATGTGGAACAAAGTGAAAGTGTAAATTCTCAGAAAGATTTACTTACTTGTAAAGTTCTTGATGACTCTAATGTTTGCTTAGGAAGTCATAGTATCTTACCAGATAGAGATATTGAAGAATATGTATTACAAGGTGCAGTGCCAAAACATGCTGTAGAATTATATAAAGAGAGTCCTCTTAATTCATTAGATAAAGATATTGCAGGATTGGTTGCAGATTCTAATTCTGTAGAAGATAATGTAGAGAAAAATTCGTCTTCATTACTAACTCGTATAGATGATTCATATGcacaaaaaataattttactccAACATAAATTGGATGAAGCTACAAAAACTATTTCTACTGAAAGAGA agaaaaaaattctttacaTCGTAGTATGGAAAAATTGAAAGcagaaataatacaattaagAGAACAGTGTGAAGAATTAGAAGAAAGCAAAGCTGATGTTACAAGAGAATTACTTGAATTGAAAGATCGGTTTCAAATTAAGCTTAGCGATGTACAAGCTGGTATAATTGATGAAGCTTCCAGTAGAGAAGGAATGAATCGTCGTCTGTGTGAACTTAGGGCTGAG TTAGAGAAACTTCAAGCAGAAAATGCAGCCGAATGGGGAAAACGAGAACGTTTGGAAACagaaaaaatttctttagaaCGTGAAAATAAGCAACTCCGTAATGAATTAAATGATTTACAAGAAAGGATAGAATCTCGACGATCACGTCCAGTTTCCACATCAGACAGCGATACAAGACAATTGCAACAAGAATTTTTAGTTAGGAATGTG ACAATATTGAAAAAATCTCTGGAAGAAAAAACAACAGAACTTTCACATGCCATGAGAAGATCAGAGCAATATGAAGCAGAAGTAAAGAGAGTTAGAGCGAGAGTAGAGgaattgaaaaaagaattaGCTGCAGTTCAAGATGAAGTGGATGCTGCAACTAACAATGTTCGTAAATTGCAACGAGCAAATAAGGATCTCTTAGAACAGTTAAAATCAGCTAATGTACAATTGGAACATTTTCGAAATAG TACTGATACCTATTCGGTAGATGTAGGAACAGGAGAAAATCTTGAAGAAAAATTACGTATAACTAATGATGGCAAATTAGCAAATG AGTATGAGCCACAGGAGGCCTAG
- the LOC126864989 gene encoding negative elongation factor B, whose amino-acid sequence MNTVKNSCEIGNGLDDLGIPGQGFLRDALTSCTDPLKAIEEFQLENGILLPSLRPMLPLLDLHGVRRLDFHASVLEELREKLIKRINEIGTERADRGSAGDRRLKELLSKSFPAVRVAALRPVVMCILRNTPHIEDKYLRVLVREKELYNDADTEVKRQIWKDNQSLFGDEVSPLFSRYIIEKEQILFDHRNLNSLFFMPSPKVRRQGEVVQKLAHMIGHSVKLYDMVLQFLRTLFLRTKNIHYCTLRAELLMALHDLEVQDIISVDPCHKFTWCLDACIREKNVDIKRSRELQGFLDSIKRGQEQVLGDLSMILCDPYAVNFLASSAIKIALHLINGEALPRENAVLVLLLRMLALGLSAWQMIDSQDFKEPKLDSQVVTKFLPALMSLMVDDQIRQLNCKLPPDERESAIAIIEHSGPPPDACQAYAQLSGVAAVLSMYYALHVGGGGGIGRGRGDARGLMRVLATLPNCQAQRAFEDPFLHTLVSLLILNMADEFPNESFCTVIFDEFFLAGLGRDNVTRHLLKLLWYIHLKLPPTRLHTLIKALQPTSQHNEAVHSLYEALRDKIGNRSTEDQLTTTQIDTLGLECPPSPLTGVPTPAL is encoded by the exons ATGAATACTGTGAAAAATAGTTGTGAGATTGGAAATGGTTTGGATGATCTTGGTATACCTGGACAAGGTTTCTTAAGAGATGCTTTAACAAGTTGTACAGACCCGCTAAAAGCAATTGAAGAATTTCAGTTAGAAAATGGTATTTTATTACCATCTTTACGTCCAATGTTACCTTTACTTGATCTTCATGGAGTAAGAAGACTAGATTTTCATGCATCAGTTCTTGAAGAATtaagagaaaaattaataaaaagaattaatgaaattgGAACAGAAAGAGCAGACAGAGGTTCAGCAGGTGACAGAAGATTAAAAGAATTATTGTCCAAAAGTTTTCCAGCTGTAAGAGTTGCAGCACTAAGGCCAGTTgttatgtgtattttaagaAATACTCCACACATAgaagataaatatttacgaGTACTTGttcgagaaaaagaattataCAATGATGCAGACACTGAAGTTAAACGTCAAATTTGGAAAGATAATCAGAGTTTATTTGGAGATGAAGTTTCTCCATTATTTAGTCGATATATCATTGAGAAAgaacaaatattatttgatCATCGAAACTTAAATAGTCTTTTCTTTATGCCTTCTCCCAAG gTAAGAAGACAAGGTGAAGTAGTACAAAAACTAGCACATATGATTGGACATAGTGTAAAATTATATGACATggtattacaatttttaagaactttatttttacgtacaaaaaatatacattattGTACATTAAGAGCAGAATTATTAATGGCCTTACATGATTTAGAG gTACAAGATATTATTTCTGTTGATCCATGTCATAAATTTACTTGGTGCCTTGATGCATGTATTAGAGAAAAGAATGTTGACATTAAAAGATCTCGTGAATTACAAGGTTTTTTGGATAGTATTAAg AGAGGTCAAGAACAAGTCTTGGGTGATCTAAGCATGATATTATGTGATCCATATGCAGTAAATTTCCTTGCTAGTAGTGCAATCAAAATTGCACTTCATTTGATAAATGGTGAAGCACTGCCTAGAGAAAATGCAGTTCTTGTATTGTTACTCAGAATGCTTGCATTAGGTTTATCTGCTTGGCAAATGATTGATTCGCAAGATTTTAAGGAACCGAAACTAGATAGTCAAGTTGTGACAAAATTTCTACCTGCACTTATGTCTTTAATG GTCGATGATCAAATAAGACAATTAAATTGTAAACTTCCGCCTGATGAGAGAGAAAGTGCAATTGCTATAATAGAACATTCTGGTCCTCCTCCTGATGCTTGTCAAGCATATGCACAACTTTCAGGAGTTGCTGCTGTTTTGTCTATGTATTATGCATTACATGTAGGAGGTGGTGGTGGAATAGGAAGAGGTAGAGGTGATGCTAGGGGTTTAATGAGAGTATTAGCTACTTTACCAAATTGTCAAGCACAACGTGCATTTGAAGATCCCTTTTTACACACTTTA GtatcattattaatattaaatatggCTGATGAATTTCCTAATGAATCATTCTGTACAGTCATCTTTGACGAATTTTTCTTAGCTGGATTAGGCAGAGACAATGTTACACGCCATTTATTAAAGTTACTTTGGTACATCCATCTAAAGTTACCTCCGACTCGTCTTCATACCCTAATAAAAGCACTCCAACCAACTAGTCag CATAATGAAGCAGTACATAGTCTTTATGAAGCTTTACGTGATAAAATTGGGAATCGCTCCACGGAGGATCAATTAACAACAACACAAATAGATACATTAGGTCTTGAATGTCCACCCTCTCCTCTTACTGGCGTACCTACACCAGCATTGTAA